From the genome of Metabacillus dongyingensis:
TATAGTTATATAAAAGATGGTGGGGAAGTTCAAATTCATGATTGTCCAGATTATGTATAAATGGTTTCAATATGTTTGTTTATCATGTGGTGAAAAGCCGACTTAAGAAGATTTAACAACTTGTGATGGACCAGTTTAAAATGGAATAATTGTATATAGAAAGTATGAATCTGATGCACATTTTTGTCACCATTGTATCGATTACTTTAATAATTCATATTTAATCGAGGATATGAGCATTATTGAGGATTTTCCGGCTAATTTTATTAACTTGTTTACATAATGAACCTTATTTTCAGTGAGCAGCAGTAATGCTGCTCTTTTTGTAGAAGAAAGTTTATAGTGCAGGATATTAACAGTGATGTGCTGCGTATACGGAATTTGTAAAAGGTAGATTTTTGTCGAAAAATTTCACACCTTATTATGTTGAATTTTGTAATAAATATATTACGTTTTAACTGGTATAAAAGTATAATATAGAAGTTTGCTAGATTATAAACAGGGGGATCTTTTATGAAAAAAACAATTGTATTATCAGCTCTATTTGCTTTGAGCCTACCTTTTGCTCAGGCAAGTGCAGCCGAAACAGCACCTACTTACCGTTATGCAGGAGAGGACCGCTTTAAAACATCAGTAGCACTTGCTGATGAATGGGTGGAATCAGATGTAGCTGTACTTGCAACTGGAAGAAACTATCCGGATGCCTTAAGTGCAACTCCGCTTGCAGCTAAGCATGAAGCACCATTGCTGTTAACAGATAAAAATGCTGTTCCAAGCAGCGTTATTACGAAGTTAAAAGAACTTGGCGTGACGAAGGTTTACCTGATCGGCGGAACTGGCGTTATCTCAACTGCTGTTGAGACGCAGCTGAAAAATGCAGGAGTAAACACAATTACACGTATTGCTGGAATTGACAGATATGATACATCTGTAAAAGTGGCGAAAGAGGTAGGAATTGAAGCAGGAGGTCTTGTGGTAGCTTCAGGTGAGAATTACCCTGATGCGTTATCCATTGCACCGGTCGCCGGGATTATCCAATCCCCAATTCTGTTAACTCGAAGCACAGATCTTCCGGGTGTCGTTAAAAATTATGTCAAATCAGCAGATGCAGATTTCGCCATTGTTGCGGGCGGATCAGCAGTCGTATCAGAGAAAGCTACAGAAACATTGCCGGAAACGATTAGACTTGGCGGAAGTAACCGTTATGCGACAAATAGCCAAATTGTAGACTTTGCAGTTCAAGAGGGTATCTATGATATGGATTATCCATTCATTGCTACAGGAACAAACTTCCCGGATGCTCTTTCTGCTTCAGCCCTTGCAGCCGGCTGGTTCAACGGTGTGATTCTGACAGATCCAAACGAGCCTAAAGCGACAACAAAACAGACAGTACAGAAATATGCAGACCTAGCTGAAGAATATGAAATTGTCGGCGGCGTAAATGCATTGCCTGAAACTACGATTGCAAAACTTTTTCAATAATAATGGATTACAAAGCTCTGATGAATGATCAGGGCTTTTTTCTATTTGTCTGGAGCTTTTGGAAAATAAAAAAGCATGGAAGTTAGGAACTCAGCATGCTTCAAACTTATTCATTTGGCGGATGATAGATGCTTTGGGGATTCAGCTCGAGATTGACAAACGAGGATTTAACAGACCTCCATCCTATGGAATGCAAACCAAAACGGGGACAGGATCTTACACAGCTTAAAGTTAGTCGCTTAAATATCTTGCGATGAACCTACCACCGGTGTGTCTTTTTGACGGAAGCTAGTCAAGATCTACAAGAGTCAAGTAAACAAAACTTAGCAAGGATGAAAAAGGCTGCAGAAAAAGGGAACAGCCTTTTTCAAAAATCAATCATTCTTCTTCAAAAAGCTTTTCTCCTTCATGGAGTCTCATCGCAATCCGAACTGTGTGCGGCATTTCTCTTGCGGTAGGGGCATGACCTGCAAGGTATCTTGTCATCGCGAGAATCATCGTTTCCTGTGCTCGTTCTGATAATGACGATTCTTCTCCAGCCCAATAATCATGCTCAACGACACCTGCTTCATACATTTGGAAAGAATGAAATTCAGCGTCCTCTCGAAGCAAGGAATGACCGAGTATGTTGAAGAGGGGGGCTTTTTCTCCGCCGCCCACTAAATACGTCATTACCCAACGAGCAGCTTCTGTCACTTGCTGCTGTTTATTCATGATTTCCAATAATTCTGAAGGATCATGAGGTGTTTTTACAGCTTCAGCGGGTTGTGGTTTTCTAGCAGTAGGCATGTTTAGGAAACGATCAAGATAAACACTCATTGCACCATGGAATAGAGCACGTGTCAATTCCACAGTTGTGGAACGTCGCAAGCTTTGGTGTACCGCATGTGTATGGGTGAACGTATGAAGTACAGTAATCCAATCATTGAAATCATTTTGTGTATGGAAGCGCGCAATTCTTTCAGCTGCAGCTAATGAAACCAATTGTGCTAACCGAACAGGTGTGACACCAGACTCAAGAGCTTGCATCATCATCTGGATCGTTTCAATCGGCTGGTCAGATAAGAGCTGTTCAACCAATGCATTTTCATCAAAATCGGCTACTTCTATTGACTTTCCAGCTTTGATGGTGTCTTCTAGTTTTTCAAAAGCTTCGTTTAATGGTTTGACAAGGTTGACTGGAGATTGCCAGCTATGGGATTCCTCGCTCCGAGACACGTTTGAAATACCAGGCAACAATGAAGTCAACACATAGGGACGATATTCTTCTCCGATGTGTTCCAAAATCTCAAACGCCTTGTTATGGAAGTCAAGTGTATGTCCCGTATTGATATAAAAGTGATCCGTTACTGCCGCCATCATCATGTCCGCTAATTGTACATCCGTGCTACCTGATTCCATAGCTGTCAACAAAACACGCTCAGCACCTTGTGCATCACGGACCTCCACACAATGCCGGTACCACTTTGCAAGCTGTTCGACAGATTGGTTTTCCATCTCATTCGTCACCGGCAATGATCCTAGTAAAAAGCGTGTTCCCATACCAGAGCTTTCACGAGCTACATGGACCAGACCTTGATACAAGGCAAGAATCTGACCTGTTTTGTCCAGTTTAGGTAATATGTTCGTCATCGCTGTTAAAATCGTCAGA
Proteins encoded in this window:
- a CDS encoding cell wall-binding repeat-containing protein → MKKTIVLSALFALSLPFAQASAAETAPTYRYAGEDRFKTSVALADEWVESDVAVLATGRNYPDALSATPLAAKHEAPLLLTDKNAVPSSVITKLKELGVTKVYLIGGTGVISTAVETQLKNAGVNTITRIAGIDRYDTSVKVAKEVGIEAGGLVVASGENYPDALSIAPVAGIIQSPILLTRSTDLPGVVKNYVKSADADFAIVAGGSAVVSEKATETLPETIRLGGSNRYATNSQIVDFAVQEGIYDMDYPFIATGTNFPDALSASALAAGWFNGVILTDPNEPKATTKQTVQKYADLAEEYEIVGGVNALPETTIAKLFQ
- a CDS encoding Rieske (2Fe-2S) protein, with protein sequence MAEAIHVGQLETLKNDGAKVVKGGKHGIAVFLHEGELHAVDNRCPHMGFPLHMGSLCDGILTCHWHHARFDVKSGGTLDPWADDVPTYPVEVKDGEVWVKPKPHHKVTVEKLQQRLREGLEQSLSLVIAKAVVGLVEAGISTSEIAKVGVEFGTKHRQSGWRSGLTILTAMTNILPKLDKTGQILALYQGLVHVARESSGMGTRFLLGSLPVTNEMENQSVEQLAKWYRHCVEVRDAQGAERVLLTAMESGSTDVQLADMMMAAVTDHFYINTGHTLDFHNKAFEILEHIGEEYRPYVLTSLLPGISNVSRSEESHSWQSPVNLVKPLNEAFEKLEDTIKAGKSIEVADFDENALVEQLLSDQPIETIQMMMQALESGVTPVRLAQLVSLAAAERIARFHTQNDFNDWITVLHTFTHTHAVHQSLRRSTTVELTRALFHGAMSVYLDRFLNMPTARKPQPAEAVKTPHDPSELLEIMNKQQQVTEAARWVMTYLVGGGEKAPLFNILGHSLLREDAEFHSFQMYEAGVVEHDYWAGEESSLSERAQETMILAMTRYLAGHAPTAREMPHTVRIAMRLHEGEKLFEEE